The genomic stretch AGATCTTGTAGTTCTTGTTTTTGCTGCTTTTAGTTTTGCTGAGCCTTTTTGTCTAACCTAGCCTTCTCCTAAACTTGGACAAAAAAGCCAACACCTTAGTGTTAACTTTTTTGTCCAAGTTTATAATTTTGTCTTTATTTTTATAGGTTTTTTGAGCAAAAAATTTTTTAAAAAAATAAAAAAACTCAAATTCTAATATATTTGAGTTTTCAAAATTTGTTGAGAATAATTATTTGGATATTCCATTAATTTCACCAGGACGACTTAGTGTTTTTGATCCATCTTGGGTCACTAAAACAACATCTTCTATTCTAGCCCCGCCTAAACCTTCGATATAAATTCCTGGTTCGACTGTAATTACCATTCCTGGTTCTAAAATACTATCTGAAAAAAGTGATACTGTTGGCAATTCGTGAATATCAATACCTACACCATGACCTGTAGAGTGAACAAAGTATTGACCATAACCTTTACTAGCGATGTAATCACGACAAGCCTTATCAACTTCACTTACCTTAATTCCAGGTCTTACAGTTTGACGACCAATTTGGGCAGCTTCTCTAACTATTTGCAGTATTTCTAATTTTTTAGCATCTGGAGTGCTTGGTTTAAACATAAAAGTTCTTGTAATGTCTGCACAATAGCCTTCATAAAGAGAACCAAAATCAATTTTTAGCAAGTCATTTTCTTGAATAATTGATTTACCAGTGCGATAGTGTGGCATTGCCGAATTAGCTCCTGTAGCAATAATAGAGTCAAAAGATTCCTTATCTGCACCTAATTTTTTCATTTGTGCATTTAAAATAATATCTAAATCTTTTTCAAGCATTCCAGGTTTGATTTGCTCAAGTGTAAATTCGAGTCCTTTTAGTGAAATATCAACTGCGGATTGAATTTTAGCTATTTCAGCATCTGATTTTAAAATTCGAAATTGTTGAGCTTGTAAGTAAACAAATTTAGCTTCAGGATATCATTGTTTTACTCTTTCAAATTCACCAACAGTGATATATTCTTGTTCAATTCCAATAGTTTTAAATTTGTGATCTTTAATAAATTGGTGTAGATTTTCTTTGTTTAATAAGTATACTTTAGAATTTTGTGCTGATTTTTGAGCAGCTTCGATATATCTTCCATCAACAAAAAGGTGGTTTTCATCTTTTTCGATGAACATAATTCCATCAGTAGTGCTAATTTGTGTAATTCATAATCTAGTTTGCTGTGATAATGAAATTATTACATCTAAATTATGATCACTAAAAGCTTTATCTAAATATTTCCTGTTCATTTTATTTTTTTTCTTTGTGTGTTGTGTGTTTGTTACATTTAGAGCAGTGTTTTGACATCTCTAATTTTTCAGGGGTATTTTTTTTATTTTTTTTACTAATGTAGTTTTCCATTTTACAGTCAGTACATCTTAAAATTAAACCTTCTCTTGGCATGATTCTCCTTTGAGTTAAATATTGTTTCTAGGCTATAAAATTATACTATATTTTTTTTAATTTTTATATGCAAGTGTTTGACTTTTTTTGAATTAAAAAATAAAAAAAGTCAAAAAGTCTTCAAAAATGAACAACTTTTAATTACAATTTAGCCAATTATCTTCATCAGTGAGCATTCAAAATATGTTTTTGATTGCTCCTACAAATTTGACTAAATTTAATTTAGAGAGTCTATTTAATGACTTTTTTGAAAGTTGAAATGCTTTTTTAGTTTTTCAACTATCACTTTAGTTGAATTTCTTCTTTTTGTACTATTTTATAGACAGTGCGGTCAAACATAGTAGATCTTTATCATATTAAATCATATGTAAAATTTTGTTGAAATTTTTTCAAACCAAATTAGAACATATTAATGTCTAAACATAGAAGTAAATATTTTTTAAATAATAACTTATCCATTTTGCTATCACTGCTTTTGAAATAATCAAGTTAAGTTTAAATTATTATCCAAATCAAAAATATCAATGTAATAAAAACATTTTAATTTGCTTTTTTCATTTTAAAGTAATAACTTTTTACCTTACTAGTTAAGCTGAAAAATTTTACAAATTTACCTTTAACTCAAGAATGCTTTAAAAAAGAAGTCTTTTTAAACAATTTACTAATTATATAAGCAAAAAACTTCAAATAGTAAGTCTAACAACTTGCTTTTTGAAGTTTTTTTTAATCTTTTTTAATCATTTTTGCTGCGATATAGAAAGTCTTTAATTGCCATAATTACTCCTTGTTGGTTGCAAGCAGAAGTGTGAAGTTTGGCAATTTTTTTAATTAGTGGTTTGGCATTTGCCATTGCGTAAGAATATGGAGTGGCTTCCAACATTTCAATGTCGTTTTCGCTATCGCCGACTGTCATTACCTTATCAACATCAATTGCAAAATGTTTGCAAACATGGGCTAAAGCAACTCCTTTGGAGCCCCCAGGAGGACTAATTTCAATGTTGACTCCTTTGACACGAACTGCTTTTAGTTTAGGATTATCTTTGATTAATTGGTATATTAGATCAAGTTTTTCTTCACCAAACAATTCCATTTTAATAATGTTTTCTTGTACAGAATCGGTAAAAATTACTTCATTTGTGTCTAAAAGTGGGTAGTTATAGCTATTTTGGTATTCTGCTTTTGGATTAAAAGAGAAAAAATTTTTGGAATTTCAGAAGTTGCATTGCAAATCATATTTTTTGGCAAGATCAAGTAAAAATTGCTGGCTCTGATAATCAAAAACACCACTAATAATTGTATGTTTGTCTTCTTTTAAGTCACTAAAAAGACCACCATTAGAAGTAATGACATATCTTAGGTCTAAATCAACCGCTATTTTTCTTATGCGCGAAGCTAGGCTATTACCAGTGTTTAAAATGACAATGACATCATCTTTTTGTATTTTTCTAATGTAATCAATTGTCTCTTTGTCGAGTTTAAAATCTTTACAATATAGAGTTCCATCTATATCACTAAAAACTATTTTTTTCTTTTTCATTTCTATAATTATATAATCAAAAAAATAAAAAAATAATTTTTAGACAATGATTTTTTAACCCATTTATTCTTAGACTTCTCTTAGCTAATTTTGAAAATTTACTAAGTTTGAGATGATGAATTTGTAAGCTCAAATTTGATGATAAAAAGGTAATTAAAATTAAAAAAATAATTGAGTTATCTGGTTCAAATTAGTTTCAAAAAAACAAGAAAATAATTCAATTTATTGACTAAACAAATTTGATTTTCAAGCAAGAAAAATGTTTGTTTAAAGACGAAAAAATATTGACTAATATACAAGATTTAAGTGAGCATTTTTTGAAAAAAACCATCAAAAATAATTTAGTTATTTATCATTTAATAAGTGTTTTTGAGTCCTATTTTTTGTTTAATTTTTTTTAATTTTATTTAACCTGAAAAAAGGGGTATTTTTTACCTACTTGCTAAAATTAGCAAGTAAAATTATTACTATATAATAGTAATAAAAGTCAAAAAAAATGCCAAATTTGCTAAATTTAGCAAGTCACTTGCTAGAACTTGCTATTTTTTACAAACTATAAGTTTGTAAGGTTTACTTTTTCGTCAGAAAAAAGTAGGTAAGCCGGCTTCTTTAAATAATTAGGAAAAACTTTTTTTGCACTGAAAAATTTTGTGCTATAATTGAGTACTAAATCGAACAAATACAAAAGTGTCCTTGGCTAAAATTGTTAGCCCAAAGTCCATAAGGAGAAGAAATGCCAAAATACGAAATAATGACAATTTTGGATCCAAAATCTGATATAAGTGTTATAAAGAAAATTGCTGATTCAGTTTTTGGTTCCTCAAATATAGAGAAAATTGAAAAGCTTGACAAAACAGATCTAGCATATGAAATTAAAAAATCTAAAACAGGTCTTTTTATTCTGATGTTTGTTAATTCTGAAGCAAATCTAGTTAATGAATTTGTTAGAAGATCAAATATTGAAAAAGCAATTTGAAGATTTTTGATCATCAATTTAGATACTGAAAAAGGTTACAATAAAACACCAAAACCAAAACCTGAAAAACCAAAATTCTTTAGCCCTCATAATCGCAAAGATTACAAGAGTGGTGACAAAGGAACAAAATCTACCTTTAAAAAGATTTCTTCTAAAAAAAATGAAGACAATAATGCAAATGTTGAAATAGCAAAATAAGTAAAATATGAATAAAGTTATTTTAGTTGGCCGTGTTACTTCAATAATCCAACTTAACTATACTAAATCAAACATTGCATATACTCGTTTTTCACTAGCTATCGATCGTCGACGTTATAATTTAGATTCTGAACCGATCACAGATTATATTCCAGTGGTTGCTTGAAGACAAAGTGCTATTGGTTTGGAAAAATTAGTGACAAAAGGTAGTCTTCTTCTTGTTGAGGGTAGTTTAAATACTAATCGTTTTCAAAATAATGAAGGAATAACTGTAAATTCTTTTGAAATATCCTTGGAGCAATTCGAAATTCTTGAGACTAAGGAACAATTTGAAAAACGCAAACAAAATCTAGGAATAGCAATCAATAATATGCAACCAACTTTTGTTGAAACACCTATTGTTAACAATCAAAATACCTACAAACAAGAAAACCAGACTAGCGAGCAACTTGATGACGATGATATTTTAGCTGATTGAGATCTTGGTGAAATTTAAAATATTATTATGATAAAGGAAAATAATGTCAAAAAAACAAAAAAAGAAATTTAAAAAAAAACCTTGCCAGTTTTGTGAAGCAAATTTACTTTATATCGATTATAAAAACACAGAACTTCTTAAAAAATCAATTAATGTTTTTGGAAAAATCCAACCTTCTAGAGTTTCAGGGTCTTGCGCTAAACACCAAAGAAAATTAGCACAAGCTGTTAAAAGAGCTCGAATGATTGCTCTACTTCCATTCATCGGTGAGCGTGTAAGAAGTGGTGGAGAAAAAGTTAAAGCTTAATGAGAAAAGGGATTTCTTTTAATCAGAAATCCTTTTTTATCAAATTAATTATGTCATTAAAAGCTGGAATTGTCGGTTTACCAAACGTAGGTAAATCATCTTTATTCGCCGCGCTAACAAATTCTACCGTTGAAATTGCCAACTATCCTTTTGCAACAATTGAGCCTAATACCGCCATTGTTGAAATCAAGGATCCAAGATTAATTGAAATATCACGTATTGTTAAACCTGAAAAAATAATTTTTTCAACTTTTACATTTGTTGATATTGCAGGACTGATTGAAGGAGCATCTAAAGGTGAAGGTTTGGGTAATAAATTTTTAAACAATATTAGAGATGTCGATTGTATTGTTCAGGTTGTCCGCTGTTTTGAAGATGAAAAAATTATTCATGTTAATAACAAAATAAGTCCAAAAGATGATATTGAAACTATTAATTATGAGCTAATTTTATCAGACTTAGCAATAATTGATAATGTGCTAAAAAGAGTTTCGCGCCGAGCTCAAAATACAGGTGATAAAAATCTAAAAATCGAGTATAATTTAGCTACCAAATTAGAAGCTCATCTTAAACAAGGTTTGCCTGCTAGAGATCTAGACTATAGTGATGAAGAATTAAAAATTTTGTCTTCTTGACAACTTTTGTCACAAAAACCAATGTTATATGTAGGAAATGTTGATCAAAAAAGTTTGCTCAATCTAGATAAAAATAGTTATTGGCTAGAACTTGTTGAAATTGCCAAATCACAAAATACCCAAGCAATTGTAATATGTGCGGCGCTTGAGCAAGAAATTGCACAATTAGATGAAGAGGATAAAAAAATTTTTTTATCTGAGTATAATCTCAAAAACTCAAGTCTAGATTCACTAATTTATAGTTCTTTTAAATTATTAAATTTATCTACTTTTTTTACAGCTGGTGTAAAAGAAGTGCGATCATGAACTTATAAAACCAATTCACTTGCACCACAATGTGGAGCAGTAATTCATAGTGATTTTGAGAAAAAATTTATTCGCGTTGAAGTTATTTCATACAAGGATTTTATTGAATTAGGCGGTGAAAAAAACGCACGTGATCAAGGTAAACAAAAAATAGAGGGTAAAAATTATATTGTTCAAGATGGTGATGTTTGTCATTTTAGAATTGGGCAGTAAAAAAGATTACTTTCTATTATAAATAGATATTGTATAATTGTTTACATATCTATTTGTTGGGGGTTTAGTATAATGGCAGTACCACAGACTCCAAACCTGTTAGTGAAGGTTCGAATCCTTTAACCCCCGCCATTTAAATGTATAATGATAAGCATAATTTTTATGCTTTTTTTATTTTTATTGAGAATATATAAATGTAAAATTTATATATTTAATAAAGGTTTAGATATGAAAATTAGGCATCATATAGAAGTTAACAAATTTAATTCTTGTATTTCTTTAGTTTCAGAATCTGAAATTCATTTATTATCCTTAGTTGCAGCTTTTGCTTTAAATTTGAAATCAAGAGAGGATAAAAACACAAAGATTTTATTTTCTAGCAATCTAGAAACTAATAATTTAAATATTAAAATTAATTCAATTTTTGATAATTATAATTATCAAACCTTTTTTGGGCAACTATCACACAAAAAAGTGATTAAATTGGATGATTTTCTTTTGTCAATGTTATGCTTTAATAAAAATATTGAATTTGATTACTATATTTTTGTCGAAAAAATATACACAAAACAATGAAAATTATTTATTTGAAATAAAGAAGCTAAACCTTTAGATGTTAAAATATTAGAGCAAATAGTCAAAAATTATTTAGAAAATTCAGATATAAAATTTAAAACTATATCCAAATTAAACATATACAATCTTGACATAGTGAATATTTTGAAAACAAGCTACTTATTTAAAGCTGGTGATAGAAAAAATAGCAAATTAATAGTTTTTAATGATAGCTATTCCACTAGTTATATACCTTATTTTTTAAAAAATATTGGCTATGATATAAAGTTTAAATATGATCAAAAAAAATACTGAAAAACCAGTTTAGAGTTTTTCTTTAGTAAAAGAAATATCAATGCTGCAATTGATGTGAAAAATCAATTTTTACTTGTAAAGATAGGTAGAAAATTTCAAATAATTAATAATCTAGATGCACTTCTTTTAATTATTTATTATTGACTTTTTGTCGTAAATTTAAATAAAAATATAGTTATTGTCTCACCAATAAACTTGAATTATTTAAGCCAGCTTAACTCTAGGATTTTATATAGTCCGAAATTTCCAATAATTTTTGACTTTGAAAAATTTGTATTCTTATTTGTAACTGCAGATTTAAAAATTAACTTTTTCCCTCATTCTAATGTAGAATCAAATAATTTTGATCTTTTTGGAATTATTTTCCTTGAAGTTTTAAATTATTATAATTCCCAACAAAAAAGTTATTTAGAAATGGTGAAAATAATTTCAAGACTTACTCATTTTTTAGATAATGAATTGATAACGTTTAACTCTAATAAGCCAATTAAGGAAATTATTTACTATCTAACGAAAATGAAAGAAATTAAAGAAGTTGTGAATAATCAGGATTTTTATAACAACAAAGAAATATTGGCTACCTTTGAGTATCATAATAGTGAAAATCAGTTGTTTTTATTGTATAATAAAGAGTTAGATAAATATTATATTCGCTATTTTTTTGGTAATGCAACTTTGAAAGAAACGAAAAAGATAGTTAAAAAAATTAAGAAAGTGATTAAATAATGACAACCAAATTCGCCAATAAAGAATACAAATTAACAACTCCTTTAATTCAAAAAGGTCAAATATTAAATTTTGAAGTAACAAATACAAAGTTTGAAACCATTAAATTAAACAAATTTTCTAAAAAAACTGTTATATCTGTTTTTCCTTCTATTAATACTTCAGTTTGTGATGAACAAACTATAATGATAAATACGATTGCTAAAAAATATCCAAATGTAGATTTTATCAGCATTTCTCTTGATTTGCCAACTGCAATTGCACAATGATTAAATATCAATCATTCTGAAAATATTACAATGTATTCAGATTATAAATATCGTGACTTTGGCCAAAAAACAGGTTTTCTAATTGATGAAATATTCTTACTTAATCGTGGCTTTATTATTGTAGACCATGATGGAAAAGTCATCGTTGTTGAAGCTAACACCAATGTGCATGATCAAATTAATTTTGAAAAATTAGAACAATATTTACAATAAGAAAATCAACAAAAAAAGCAGAGAATATCTGCTTTTTTTGTTGATTTTTATATATCAATTTTTATGTTTGGGAATTTAAATTCATCAGGCATTTCGGTTTTAAAATTCATTAATCTACCATCTAAGTGTTTGAAGGTAATTTCATAAGCGTGAAGCCTTTGACCTAAGTCATCAATTTTTTTTCCATAAACAGGATCGCCATAAATTGGGTAACCAATATGCGATAAGTGAACTCTGATCTGGTGAGTTCTGCCAGTTTCGAGAATGCATTTTACGATGCTAAAGTGTTCGTTTTTGTAGACAAAAGTATTTATTAACTCAACATTTGTAATAGCATTTTTTGAATTAAAACTAGAGACTACCTTCTTTGTTCGATTTTGATTATCTCTGCCAATAGGAAGGTTAATTCTCATTTTAGTGTGTGGTATTTTTCCTACTACAATGGCAATATATTTACGCTCAATTTCATGGTTTTCTAATTGTTTAGCAAGATATTTATGCGCCTGATTATTTTTTGCAACTAACAATAATCCACTTGTGTCTTTATCAAGGCGGTGGACTATTCCAGGTCTAATTTCACCATTTACATCTGATAAATTAGTAGCAAATTCATGCAAAAGTCCATTAACTAGTGTTTTATCTCAATTACCATTACCAGGGTGAACTACTAAATTTTTGGGTTTATTAATGACAATTATATCATTATCTTGATATACAATTTCAAAATCTACTTTTTGTGCTTCTACCTTTAGTTGTGGTTCTTGATAGTTGTTTAAAATCGAAATAAATTGACCTTCTCTTAAAAGAAAATTCACTTTATTAACAACCTTGTTATCAACTTTTACGCTGTTAGCTTCAATAAGGTAGCGAGAAATTTTTCTTGAAACATTTAAGTGCTTGGCAACTACCAAATCTATTCTTGTTTTTTCGCCTTGATATATTAGTTCAATCTTATTGGGTGTGTGCATAAATAGTTCACAATTCTTTGTGATAATAAAGTACTAATTCGTCAATTAAAGGTGTTACAAAAAAATGTTGCTCACTATCACTAGTTTGAATTTTTTTACAAATTTTTAAGATAAGTTCTATTTGATAACCTAAGCTTATTCAAACTTTGTCTTCATGCCAGTGCATAGAATTATAAAAGTCTAAATCAGAATAAACTTTGGTTTCTTGTAGATTAAGTGCAATTCCACCTAACATAACAATTTTTTCAGCCACTTCATCAATAAAATCTAAAGTTTGAGCTGCCAATTTATCGGTGTACTTGTGAATAATTAAAAAATTTTTACCCTTTAAATTTCAGTGAATA from Mesomycoplasma conjunctivae encodes the following:
- the rpmG gene encoding 50S ribosomal protein L33, producing the protein MPREGLILRCTDCKMENYISKKNKKNTPEKLEMSKHCSKCNKHTTHKEKK
- a CDS encoding Dps family protein encodes the protein MNALNKNLQNLHASLTTFYANVKNIHWNLKGKNFLIIHKYTDKLAAQTLDFIDEVAEKIVMLGGIALNLQETKVYSDLDFYNSMHWHEDKVWISLGYQIELILKICKKIQTSDSEQHFFVTPLIDELVLYYHKELWTIYAHTQ
- the rpsF gene encoding 30S ribosomal protein S6, which produces MPKYEIMTILDPKSDISVIKKIADSVFGSSNIEKIEKLDKTDLAYEIKKSKTGLFILMFVNSEANLVNEFVRRSNIEKAIWRFLIINLDTEKGYNKTPKPKPEKPKFFSPHNRKDYKSGDKGTKSTFKKISSKKNEDNNANVEIAK
- a CDS encoding aminopeptidase P family protein, which gives rise to MNRKYLDKAFSDHNLDVIISLSQQTRLWITQISTTDGIMFIEKDENHLFVDGRYIEAAQKSAQNSKVYLLNKENLHQFIKDHKFKTIGIEQEYITVGEFERVKQWYPEAKFVYLQAQQFRILKSDAEIAKIQSAVDISLKGLEFTLEQIKPGMLEKDLDIILNAQMKKLGADKESFDSIIATGANSAMPHYRTGKSIIQENDLLKIDFGSLYEGYCADITRTFMFKPSTPDAKKLEILQIVREAAQIGRQTVRPGIKVSEVDKACRDYIASKGYGQYFVHSTGHGVGIDIHELPTVSLFSDSILEPGMVITVEPGIYIEGLGGARIEDVVLVTQDGSKTLSRPGEINGISK
- a CDS encoding Cof-type HAD-IIB family hydrolase, which translates into the protein MKKKKIVFSDIDGTLYCKDFKLDKETIDYIRKIQKDDVIVILNTGNSLASRIRKIAVDLDLRYVITSNGGLFSDLKEDKHTIISGVFDYQSQQFLLDLAKKYDLQCNFWNSKNFFSFNPKAEYQNSYNYPLLDTNEVIFTDSVQENIIKMELFGEEKLDLIYQLIKDNPKLKAVRVKGVNIEISPPGGSKGVALAHVCKHFAIDVDKVMTVGDSENDIEMLEATPYSYAMANAKPLIKKIAKLHTSACNQQGVIMAIKDFLYRSKND
- the ychF gene encoding redox-regulated ATPase YchF — encoded protein: MSLKAGIVGLPNVGKSSLFAALTNSTVEIANYPFATIEPNTAIVEIKDPRLIEISRIVKPEKIIFSTFTFVDIAGLIEGASKGEGLGNKFLNNIRDVDCIVQVVRCFEDEKIIHVNNKISPKDDIETINYELILSDLAIIDNVLKRVSRRAQNTGDKNLKIEYNLATKLEAHLKQGLPARDLDYSDEELKILSSWQLLSQKPMLYVGNVDQKSLLNLDKNSYWLELVEIAKSQNTQAIVICAALEQEIAQLDEEDKKIFLSEYNLKNSSLDSLIYSSFKLLNLSTFFTAGVKEVRSWTYKTNSLAPQCGAVIHSDFEKKFIRVEVISYKDFIELGGEKNARDQGKQKIEGKNYIVQDGDVCHFRIGQ
- the rpsR gene encoding 30S ribosomal protein S18, whose amino-acid sequence is MSKKQKKKFKKKPCQFCEANLLYIDYKNTELLKKSINVFGKIQPSRVSGSCAKHQRKLAQAVKRARMIALLPFIGERVRSGGEKVKA
- a CDS encoding RluA family pseudouridine synthase, with amino-acid sequence MHTPNKIELIYQGEKTRIDLVVAKHLNVSRKISRYLIEANSVKVDNKVVNKVNFLLREGQFISILNNYQEPQLKVEAQKVDFEIVYQDNDIIVINKPKNLVVHPGNGNWDKTLVNGLLHEFATNLSDVNGEIRPGIVHRLDKDTSGLLLVAKNNQAHKYLAKQLENHEIERKYIAIVVGKIPHTKMRINLPIGRDNQNRTKKVVSSFNSKNAITNVELINTFVYKNEHFSIVKCILETGRTHQIRVHLSHIGYPIYGDPVYGKKIDDLGQRLHAYEITFKHLDGRLMNFKTEMPDEFKFPNIKIDI
- a CDS encoding peroxiredoxin, whose translation is MTTKFANKEYKLTTPLIQKGQILNFEVTNTKFETIKLNKFSKKTVISVFPSINTSVCDEQTIMINTIAKKYPNVDFISISLDLPTAIAQWLNINHSENITMYSDYKYRDFGQKTGFLIDEIFLLNRGFIIVDHDGKVIVVEANTNVHDQINFEKLEQYLQ
- a CDS encoding single-stranded DNA-binding protein, encoding MNKVILVGRVTSIIQLNYTKSNIAYTRFSLAIDRRRYNLDSEPITDYIPVVAWRQSAIGLEKLVTKGSLLLVEGSLNTNRFQNNEGITVNSFEISLEQFEILETKEQFEKRKQNLGIAINNMQPTFVETPIVNNQNTYKQENQTSEQLDDDDILADWDLGEI